A stretch of the Orcinus orca chromosome 1, mOrcOrc1.1, whole genome shotgun sequence genome encodes the following:
- the FMO4 gene encoding LOW QUALITY PROTEIN: dimethylaniline monooxygenase [N-oxide-forming] 4 (The sequence of the model RefSeq protein was modified relative to this genomic sequence to represent the inferred CDS: deleted 1 base in 1 codon): MAKRVAVIGAGVSGLSSIKCCLDEDLEPTCFERSNDIGGLWKFTETSEDGMTRVYKSLVTNVCKEMSCYSDFPFQEDYPNFMKQEKFWDYLQEFAEHFDLLKYIQFRTTVCSVTKRPDFSETGQWDVVTETEGELDRAIFDAVMVCTGHFLNPRLPLESFPGIHKFKGQILHSQEYKIPTGFQDKRILVIGLGNTGGDIAVELSRTAAQVLLSTRTGTWVISRSSNGGYPFNMRDTRRHNFTAQVLPSCVLKWSRERGLNKRFDHTNYGLNITKGKKPKTIVNDELPTCILCGTVTMKTSVKEFTETSALFEDGTVEENIDVVIFTTGYTFSFPFLEEPLKSLCTKKTFLYKLVFPSNLERTTLAMIGFISLTGSILAGTELQARWATRVFKGLCKIPPSQKLMAEATKKEQLIERGLMKDTSGDKLDYISYMDELAACIGTKPNVPLLFLKDPRLAWEVFFGPCTPYQYRLMGPGKWDGARNAILTQWDRTLKPLKTRIVPDSSKPASTSRYLKAWGAPILLASLLLICKSSLFMKLVPEKLWDRISPYLISIWRG, encoded by the exons ATGGCCAAGCGAGTTGCAGTGATTGGAGCTGGTGTGAGTGGTCTGTCCTCCATCAAATGCTGCTTGGATGAAGACCTGGAGCCTACCTGCTTTGAAAGAAGTAATGACATCGGGGGACTGTGGAAGTTTACC GAAACTTCTGAAGATGGGATGACCAGGGTCTACAAGTCATTAGTGACAAACGTCTGCAAAGAAATGTCATGTTACAGCGACTTCCCCTTCCAAGAAGATTATCCCAATTTCATGAAGCAAGAAAAATTTTGGGACTACCTCCAAGAGTTTGCTGAGCACTTTGACCTTCTGAAATACATTCAGTTTAGA ACCACAGTGTGCAGCGTAACAAAGCGTCCTGACTTCTCCGAAACTGGTCAGTGGGATGTTGTCACAGAGACAGAGGGGGAGCTGGACAGAGCTATCTTTGATGCTGTCATGGTTTGCACTGGACACTTCCTGAATCCCCGTTTACCTTTGGAGTCATTTCCTG GAATCCATAAGTTTAAAGGCCAGATCCTGCACAGTCAAGAGTACAAGATCCCAACAGGCTTTCAGGACAAACGCATCTTAGTGATCGGTCTTGGGAACACTGGAGGGGACATTGCAGTGGAGCTCAGTCGAACCGCAGCTCAG GTTCTTCTCAGTACTAGAACGGGTACCTGGGTCATCAGCCGCTCTTCAAATGGGGGCTACCCATTTAATATGAGGGATACAAGACGCCACAATTTTACTGCACAAGTTCTGCCTTCATGTGTACTAAAGTGGAGTCGAGAGAGGGGCTTGAATAAAAGATTTGATCATACGAATTATGGACTAAATATTACTAAGGg gaaaaaaccaaaaacaattgtGAATGATGAGCTGCCAACCTGTATCCTCTGTGGGACAGTCACTATGAAAACCAGCGTGAAGGAGTTTACAGAAACCTCTGCTCTCTTTGAAGACGGGACAGTGGAAGAAAACATCGATGTTGTGATCTTCACTACAGGATacaccttttcttttccctttctggaAGAACCTCTCAAAAGCCTTTGTACAAAGAAGACATTCCTGTATAAGCTGGTCTTTCCCTCAAACCTAGAGAGGACAACACTGGCTATGATTGGCTTCATCAGCCTTACAGGATCCATCTTAGCAGGCACAGAGCTCCAAGCACGATGGGCCACAAGAGTATTCAAAG GACTCTGTAAGATACCTCCATCTCAAAAATTGATGGCTGAGGCTACGAAAAAGGAGCAGCTCATAGAAAG GGGTTTGATGAAAGATACCAGTGGAGACAAACTTGACTACATTTCCTACATGGATGAACTTGCTGCCTGCATAGGCACGAAGCCCAATGTCCCACTTCTGTTCCTCAAGGATCCCAGACTAGCTTGGGAAGTTTTCTTTGGACCATGTACTCCTTACCAGTATCGCCTAATGGGCCCTGGAAAATGGGATGGAGCCAGAAATGCCATCCTGACCCAGTGGGACAGGACACTGAAACCCTTAAAAACTCGAATAGTTCCTGATTCCTCCAAGCCTGCCTCCACGTCACGTTATTTGAAAGCTTGGGGGGCACCTATCCTGCTCGCCTCCCTTCTACTGATCTGTAAATCTTCACTT TTTATGAAATTGGTGCCAGAAAAACTATGGGACAGAATTTCTCCTTACTTAATAAGTATTTGGCGAGGATAA